Proteins encoded together in one Nitratireductor basaltis window:
- a CDS encoding SDR family NAD(P)-dependent oxidoreductase, whose translation MEFGNHFEGRRVVLTGAAGLFGSGLAKVFAAHGAKLCLTDRNQQDVEKVLGEIEAPAGSFAHAAELTEKDSMQALVDAVGEKWGAADIVINNAAIYPSGFMLDIELEDWDRMMNINLRAPYFLTRQFSRQMIDQGVKGNFINIGSGASRKMRLTVAPYCISKSSLDRLTKGWAQELAQFGIRVNSLEPGFSAGSTVSHLSDEHIKRATAAVPLGRASSIEDIGPAALYLASDFAAYVTGATMTVDGGNSLGSMDVYQDKKRPL comes from the coding sequence ATGGAATTCGGCAATCATTTCGAGGGCCGTCGCGTGGTCCTGACCGGTGCTGCAGGTCTTTTCGGCAGCGGTCTTGCCAAGGTCTTTGCAGCACATGGCGCAAAACTCTGCCTCACGGACCGCAACCAGCAGGATGTCGAGAAGGTACTCGGCGAGATCGAGGCTCCGGCAGGAAGCTTCGCCCATGCGGCCGAACTGACCGAGAAGGACTCCATGCAGGCCCTTGTCGATGCGGTTGGCGAGAAGTGGGGTGCTGCAGACATCGTCATCAACAATGCGGCGATCTACCCCTCCGGCTTCATGCTCGACATCGAGCTCGAAGACTGGGATCGAATGATGAACATCAATCTGCGCGCGCCCTATTTTCTCACGCGGCAGTTCTCGCGCCAGATGATCGATCAGGGCGTGAAGGGCAACTTCATCAATATCGGCTCAGGCGCCTCGCGAAAGATGCGTCTCACCGTTGCCCCCTACTGCATCTCGAAATCCTCGCTCGACCGCCTCACCAAGGGTTGGGCGCAGGAACTCGCGCAGTTCGGCATCCGCGTCAATTCGCTCGAGCCCGGCTTCTCTGCCGGCAGCACCGTCAGCCATCTTTCAGACGAACACATCAAGCGGGCAACTGCGGCAGTGCCTCTTGGCCGTGCTTCCTCCATAGAAGATATCGGTCCGGCAGCACTCTATCTGGCATCGGACTTCGCAGCCTATGTCACCGGCGCCACGATGACCGTGGACGGCGGCAATTCGCTTGGCTCAATGGATGTATACCAAGACAAGAAGAGGCCGCTTTGA